A section of the Ovis canadensis isolate MfBH-ARS-UI-01 breed Bighorn chromosome 1, ARS-UI_OviCan_v2, whole genome shotgun sequence genome encodes:
- the THAP4 gene encoding peroxynitrite isomerase THAP4 isoform X1: protein MVICCAAANCSNRQGKGEKRAVSFHRFPLKDSKRLMQWLKAVQRDNWTPTKYSFLCSEHFTKDSFSKRLEDQHRLLKPTAVPSIFHLAEKKRGAGGHGRPRRRDTGRASAGLRAQASDTAVGKAAAGAPSSSSASPMAKPEPRRLKRAVPQGRTAARVARETAGQEWSRQPPEGRGEDGPASTATSSSQGEAGTGAVDAGDEGANPADGGQVDRSGVSADDFTPPGSGACKFIGSLHSYSFSSKHAREKPAVPREPVERKRLRRDAEPSHSGSSPGPGKGPAQSPPRACPPASSSLTATPQKPAQGASAPPTDVTPKPAAEAVQSEHSDASPMSINEVILSASGACKLIDSLHSYCFSSRQSKSQVCCLREQVEKKNGELRTLRQRVSRSDSQVRELRQKLDQLRRLSLPHLSSLLPPGREPPRMSPMVEPLSWMLGTWLSEPPGAGTFPTLQPFRYLEEAHISHVGQPMLNFSFSAFHPDTRKPMHRECGFIRLQPDTNKVAFVSAQNTGIVEVEEGEVNGQELCIASHSIARISFAKEPHVEQITRKFRLNSEGKLEQTVSMATTTQPLTQHLHVTYKKVTP, encoded by the exons ATGGTGATCTGCTGCGCGGCCGCGAACTGCTCCAACCGGCAGGGCAAGGGGGAGAAGCGCGCCGTCTCTTTCCACAG ATTCCCCCTAAAGGACTCAAAGCGGCTGATGCAGTGGCTGAAGGCTGTTCAGAGGGATAACTGGACCCCCACCAAGTACTCTTTCCTCTGCAGTGAGCACTTCACCAAAGACAGCTTCTCCAAGAGACTGGAGGACCAGCACCGCCTGCTCAAGCCCACGGCCGTGCCGTCCATCTTCCACCTGGCGGAGAAGAAAAGGGGGGCTGGAGGCCATGGCCGCCCCCGGAGAAGGGACACCGGGAGGGCCTCGGCGGGTCTGAGGGCACAGGCGAGTGACACCGCGGTAGGGAAGGCAGCTGCAGGGGCACCGTCGTCCTCAAGCGCAAGCCCAATGGCCAAGCCAGAGCCCCGCAGGCTGAAGCGGGCCGTACCGCAGGGCCGAACCGCGGCCAGGGTCGCCCGGGAGACCGCTGGTCAGGAGTGGTCGCGGCAGCCTCCGGAAGGACGCGGGGAGGACGGTCCGGCCTCCACCGCCacctccagcagccagggagaaGCCGGCACAGGGGCCGTGGATGCTGGCGACGAGGGCGCCAACCCCGCCGACGGCGGCCAGGTGGACAGGAGCGGCGTTTCCGCGGACGACTTCACGCCCCCGGGCTCCGGGGCCTGCAAGTTCATCGGCTCGCTTCACTCCTATAGCTTCTCCTCCAAGCATGCCCGAGAGAAGCCGGCCGTCCCCCGGGAGCCTGTGGAGCGGAAGCGGCTGAGGAGAGACGCCGAGCCCAGCCACAGCGGGAGTAGCCCCGGGCCCGGGAAGGGGCCGGCACAGAGCCCTCCGCGCGCCTGCCCCCCCGCGAGCTCGTCGCTCACGGCCACACCGCAGAAGCCAGCCCAGGGCGCCTCGGCGCCTCCCACCGACGTGACCCCGAAGCCGGCGGCTGAGGCCGTCCAGAGCGAGCACAGCGACGCCAGCCCCATGTCCATCAACGAGGTCATCCTGTCGGCGTCGGGCGCCTGCAAGCTCATCGACTCACTGCACTCCTACTGCTTCTCCTCCCGCCAGAGCAAGAGCCAAGTGTGCTGCCTGCGGGAGCAGGTGGAGAAGAAGAACGGCGAGCTGCGGACCCTGCGCCAGAGGGTCAGCCGCTCGGACAGCCAGGTGCGCGAGCTGCGCCAGAAGCTGGACCAGCTGCGGAGGCTGAGCCTGCCTCACCTGAGCAGCCTGCTGCCCCCTGGCCGCG AGCCCCCCAGGATGAGCCCCATGGTAGAGCCGCTGTCCTGGATGCTGGGCACCTGGCTATCAGAGCCGCCGGGAGCCGGGACCTTCCCAACGCTGCAGCCCTTCCGGTACCTGGAGGAGGCTCACATCTCGCACGTGGGCCAGCCCATGCTCAACTTCTC GTTCAGCGCCTTCCACCCGGACACACGCAAGCCCATGCACCGGGAGTGCGGCTTCATCCGCCTGCAGCCGGACACCAACAAGGTGGCCTTCGTCAGCGCCCAGAACACAG GCATCGTGGAGGTGGAGGAAGGCGAGGTGAACGGGCAGGAGCTGTGCATCGCGTCCCACTCCATCGCCAGGATCTCCTTTGCCAAGGAGCCCCACGTGGAGCAG
- the THAP4 gene encoding peroxynitrite isomerase THAP4 isoform X2, which yields MQWLKAVQRDNWTPTKYSFLCSEHFTKDSFSKRLEDQHRLLKPTAVPSIFHLAEKKRGAGGHGRPRRRDTGRASAGLRAQASDTAVGKAAAGAPSSSSASPMAKPEPRRLKRAVPQGRTAARVARETAGQEWSRQPPEGRGEDGPASTATSSSQGEAGTGAVDAGDEGANPADGGQVDRSGVSADDFTPPGSGACKFIGSLHSYSFSSKHAREKPAVPREPVERKRLRRDAEPSHSGSSPGPGKGPAQSPPRACPPASSSLTATPQKPAQGASAPPTDVTPKPAAEAVQSEHSDASPMSINEVILSASGACKLIDSLHSYCFSSRQSKSQVCCLREQVEKKNGELRTLRQRVSRSDSQVRELRQKLDQLRRLSLPHLSSLLPPGREPPRMSPMVEPLSWMLGTWLSEPPGAGTFPTLQPFRYLEEAHISHVGQPMLNFSFSAFHPDTRKPMHRECGFIRLQPDTNKVAFVSAQNTGIVEVEEGEVNGQELCIASHSIARISFAKEPHVEQITRKFRLNSEGKLEQTVSMATTTQPLTQHLHVTYKKVTP from the exons ATGCAGTGGCTGAAGGCTGTTCAGAGGGATAACTGGACCCCCACCAAGTACTCTTTCCTCTGCAGTGAGCACTTCACCAAAGACAGCTTCTCCAAGAGACTGGAGGACCAGCACCGCCTGCTCAAGCCCACGGCCGTGCCGTCCATCTTCCACCTGGCGGAGAAGAAAAGGGGGGCTGGAGGCCATGGCCGCCCCCGGAGAAGGGACACCGGGAGGGCCTCGGCGGGTCTGAGGGCACAGGCGAGTGACACCGCGGTAGGGAAGGCAGCTGCAGGGGCACCGTCGTCCTCAAGCGCAAGCCCAATGGCCAAGCCAGAGCCCCGCAGGCTGAAGCGGGCCGTACCGCAGGGCCGAACCGCGGCCAGGGTCGCCCGGGAGACCGCTGGTCAGGAGTGGTCGCGGCAGCCTCCGGAAGGACGCGGGGAGGACGGTCCGGCCTCCACCGCCacctccagcagccagggagaaGCCGGCACAGGGGCCGTGGATGCTGGCGACGAGGGCGCCAACCCCGCCGACGGCGGCCAGGTGGACAGGAGCGGCGTTTCCGCGGACGACTTCACGCCCCCGGGCTCCGGGGCCTGCAAGTTCATCGGCTCGCTTCACTCCTATAGCTTCTCCTCCAAGCATGCCCGAGAGAAGCCGGCCGTCCCCCGGGAGCCTGTGGAGCGGAAGCGGCTGAGGAGAGACGCCGAGCCCAGCCACAGCGGGAGTAGCCCCGGGCCCGGGAAGGGGCCGGCACAGAGCCCTCCGCGCGCCTGCCCCCCCGCGAGCTCGTCGCTCACGGCCACACCGCAGAAGCCAGCCCAGGGCGCCTCGGCGCCTCCCACCGACGTGACCCCGAAGCCGGCGGCTGAGGCCGTCCAGAGCGAGCACAGCGACGCCAGCCCCATGTCCATCAACGAGGTCATCCTGTCGGCGTCGGGCGCCTGCAAGCTCATCGACTCACTGCACTCCTACTGCTTCTCCTCCCGCCAGAGCAAGAGCCAAGTGTGCTGCCTGCGGGAGCAGGTGGAGAAGAAGAACGGCGAGCTGCGGACCCTGCGCCAGAGGGTCAGCCGCTCGGACAGCCAGGTGCGCGAGCTGCGCCAGAAGCTGGACCAGCTGCGGAGGCTGAGCCTGCCTCACCTGAGCAGCCTGCTGCCCCCTGGCCGCG AGCCCCCCAGGATGAGCCCCATGGTAGAGCCGCTGTCCTGGATGCTGGGCACCTGGCTATCAGAGCCGCCGGGAGCCGGGACCTTCCCAACGCTGCAGCCCTTCCGGTACCTGGAGGAGGCTCACATCTCGCACGTGGGCCAGCCCATGCTCAACTTCTC GTTCAGCGCCTTCCACCCGGACACACGCAAGCCCATGCACCGGGAGTGCGGCTTCATCCGCCTGCAGCCGGACACCAACAAGGTGGCCTTCGTCAGCGCCCAGAACACAG GCATCGTGGAGGTGGAGGAAGGCGAGGTGAACGGGCAGGAGCTGTGCATCGCGTCCCACTCCATCGCCAGGATCTCCTTTGCCAAGGAGCCCCACGTGGAGCAG